The Verrucomicrobiales bacterium DNA segment CCGCGCACCCAGATTCCGAGTAGCCATTTACTCGGGAAGATGTTCCAGCGTGTTCGACCGCATCTCTTCACGCAGAAGGAGATCAAACTCTTGATGCGGCGCACGCGAAAACTGGAGACATTCCGCTCCTCCCTCCACCCACTGACGTACGAAACACTTATCGGACTGCTTGCATCCACTGGGATGCGGCCTGGTGAAGCCCTGCGGCTTCAACTGCGGGATCTGGACCCAGAAAGGGGCACGTTGCGGATTGCTAGCTGCAAGTTCAGTCCACAACGCGTCATTGCGCTCCATCCCGACACAGTCCGTGCGCTCCAACGCTATGAGAAACAACGCCGATCGCTCTTTCCCCTGGGTGAGACGTTCTTCGTCAATGCGAGGGGTTTACCCTTGAGCATGCGACGGGTGGACAGGGTATTTCAGAACATCGCTGAAGGTATGGTTTCCCGCGGTGGCCGTCGCTCGCTGCGGTTGATGGATTTTCGTCATACCTTCGCATCGATGCTTCTCGCACGATGGAGTCGCCAGAAGGAGCCCATCGCGCATCATCTCTTGCTGCTCGCGAGGTATCTTGGTCACCGTTCATTCCATTCAACGTGGTGGTATGTATCCAGTAACGCAGGCGCCCTGTGGCACGCAAGCGAGCGATTTCGAAAGTCTCATTCTTAACC contains these protein-coding regions:
- a CDS encoding tyrosine-type recombinase/integrase; the encoded protein is MASLASPSKLTLVRRYLRFRRKLGYRLRGGELLLGFARLADREAPRAPLTTALAVRWATSVKTARPATHAGRLGMVRGFARYCASIDPRTQIPSSHLLGKMFQRVRPHLFTQKEIKLLMRRTRKLETFRSSLHPLTYETLIGLLASTGMRPGEALRLQLRDLDPERGTLRIASCKFSPQRVIALHPDTVRALQRYEKQRRSLFPLGETFFVNARGLPLSMRRVDRVFQNIAEGMVSRGGRRSLRLMDFRHTFASMLLARWSRQKEPIAHHLLLLARYLGHRSFHSTWWYVSSNAGALWHASERFRKSHS